In Brevibacillus brevis NBRC 100599, a single genomic region encodes these proteins:
- a CDS encoding methyl-accepting chemotaxis protein: MRVSIKQRLIAAFLAIILIPIGVISSFVYVSMEERIQSYFIESSTKEVAQVDNAINLYFDSIRENVNLIAGSPLLKSADNTITTYMDKPTKTKHTPLQNGGVEAAIFQDFLRFVDSHPNTAFIYLATKYGGYIQWPTDDVIANYDPRTRDWYKKPMENPGKVITTDPYLYLGDNSIVISNVTTLKDDKGEPLGVVGLDVNLKGLTDILKEIKIGKTGYLMLVGKDGTILADPKNPELNSKNLKDTQIPELAAIAENTPSSFAVTMNDTEYLANVFTSSKTGWKYISFIEKAELSAEANQIGFTIGALSILFALLAAVASVLFSHKFTKPLLAIVDQIAQIGRGDFTAELPKNLLDRKDEIGMLGHSIQVMQVSIQGLIREVQKAVNTLSTSSDNISVRMADNVDTANKISTTIQEVASGAQNQLRGTEESARAMEEMSIGIQRVAETTSIISESSTSTADEAQLGNQSIQKAIQQMDSIRGSVEHSVSVVKQLGERSKEIVQIIDVITGIASQTNLLALNAAIEAARAGEHGRGFAVVADEVRKLAEQSDESARQIANLIQEIQTDTNMAVNSMDSVNQDVQVGLSTVLESGEAFQRILQEIQQITDQIQEVSAVSEQMSAGSEQVAASVDETAQIARVSAHNAENLAASSKGQLATMEEFAVSFESLNQMARELERMIRKFKI, from the coding sequence ATGCGGGTAAGCATTAAGCAAAGACTGATAGCAGCATTTCTTGCCATTATTTTAATCCCGATTGGGGTGATTAGCTCATTTGTATATGTCAGTATGGAGGAGCGAATCCAGTCTTATTTTATTGAATCCTCGACAAAAGAAGTGGCTCAGGTAGACAACGCGATTAACTTGTATTTCGACTCGATTCGTGAAAACGTCAACCTGATAGCAGGCAGTCCCTTACTAAAGAGTGCAGATAACACCATCACGACGTATATGGACAAACCAACCAAAACCAAGCATACCCCCCTGCAAAATGGCGGGGTAGAGGCCGCTATTTTTCAAGATTTCCTGCGATTTGTCGATTCTCATCCGAATACTGCCTTTATTTATTTAGCGACAAAATACGGAGGATACATACAGTGGCCGACAGATGATGTCATCGCGAATTACGATCCGCGTACAAGGGATTGGTACAAAAAACCAATGGAGAATCCCGGAAAAGTGATCACAACAGATCCTTATCTCTATTTGGGCGATAACAGTATCGTGATCAGTAACGTGACGACGTTAAAGGATGACAAGGGTGAACCATTGGGCGTTGTTGGACTGGATGTGAATTTAAAAGGGCTAACCGATATTTTGAAAGAAATTAAGATTGGGAAAACGGGTTATCTCATGTTGGTGGGCAAAGACGGAACGATTTTAGCTGATCCCAAGAACCCCGAGCTCAATTCGAAAAACCTGAAAGATACCCAAATTCCTGAATTGGCCGCTATTGCAGAGAATACCCCCAGCAGCTTTGCGGTCACAATGAACGATACCGAGTATTTGGCAAACGTCTTTACTTCCAGCAAAACCGGTTGGAAATATATTTCGTTTATCGAAAAAGCTGAGCTCTCTGCTGAAGCCAATCAAATCGGTTTCACCATCGGGGCATTAAGTATTTTGTTTGCCTTACTAGCGGCAGTGGCTTCTGTTCTTTTCTCGCATAAATTTACCAAGCCATTGCTTGCCATCGTTGACCAGATTGCACAGATCGGTCGTGGTGACTTTACCGCGGAATTGCCCAAAAACCTTTTGGATAGAAAAGACGAAATCGGTATGCTTGGTCATAGCATTCAGGTGATGCAAGTATCCATCCAAGGACTCATTCGGGAAGTTCAAAAAGCGGTGAACACCCTTTCTACTTCGTCAGACAACATATCGGTTCGCATGGCGGACAATGTAGATACTGCGAACAAAATATCTACCACGATACAGGAAGTAGCGAGCGGGGCGCAAAATCAGCTCCGAGGTACAGAAGAATCCGCAAGAGCGATGGAAGAAATGTCGATCGGCATCCAACGTGTGGCGGAGACAACCTCCATTATCTCGGAATCATCTACAAGTACGGCGGATGAAGCGCAGCTAGGAAACCAGTCCATCCAAAAGGCTATCCAGCAAATGGACTCCATCCGTGGCTCTGTGGAACATTCTGTATCCGTCGTCAAGCAATTGGGTGAGCGTTCCAAAGAAATTGTGCAAATCATTGACGTGATAACAGGAATTGCCTCTCAAACGAATCTGCTTGCTCTGAATGCAGCCATTGAAGCTGCTCGTGCGGGAGAGCATGGACGAGGTTTTGCTGTCGTAGCAGATGAAGTGAGAAAGCTCGCAGAACAATCTGATGAGTCTGCTCGACAAATCGCCAACCTGATTCAGGAGATCCAAACAGATACGAACATGGCGGTCAACTCGATGGATTCCGTCAATCAAGATGTTCAGGTTGGATTGTCTACGGTACTGGAGTCAGGAGAAGCCTTCCAACGCATCTTGCAAGAAATTCAACAGATAACCGATCAAATTCAAGAGGTATCTGCTGTCTCTGAACAGATGTCCGCCGGATCGGAACAAGTAGCGGCATCTGTGGACGAGACTGCCCAAATCGCAAGGGTTTCAGCGCACAATGCTGAAAATCTGGCGGCTTCCTCCAAAGGTCAGTTGGCCACAATGGAAGAGTTTGCCGTTTCATTTGAATCATTGAACCAGATGGCTCGCGAACTGGAAAGAATGATTCGCAAATTTAAGATATAA
- the moaA gene encoding GTP 3',8-cyclase MoaA produces the protein MPDKVLDLRNRPLRDLRISVTDKCNFRCRYCMPADIFGPDFEFLPQSKLLTFEEITRLTQIFTSLGVGKIRITGGEPLMRRNLPELIRMIREVEGVQDIAMTTNGSLLSRHAQALKEAGLDRVTVSLDSLDNERFGMLNGRGYQVDSVLDGIRVAADAGLSIKINMVVQRGVNDQDILPMARYFREQGHTLRFIEFMDVGNSNGWRLDQVVPSREIVRMIHEEMPLVATEANYYGEVASRYRYEGSNQEIGLISSVTQAFCSTCTRARLSAEGKLYNCLFASSGDDLREPVRDGRTDEEIRELIRAIWERRDVRYSEERLSETPGLDKREKVEMSHIGG, from the coding sequence ATGCCAGATAAAGTGCTTGATTTACGGAACCGTCCTCTCCGAGATTTACGAATATCTGTTACCGATAAATGTAATTTTCGTTGCCGTTATTGCATGCCTGCCGATATTTTTGGACCGGATTTTGAGTTTTTGCCGCAAAGCAAGTTGCTGACCTTTGAGGAAATTACCCGTTTGACCCAGATCTTTACTTCGCTTGGAGTCGGGAAAATCCGCATTACCGGCGGAGAGCCATTAATGCGCCGAAATTTGCCTGAATTGATTCGAATGATACGTGAAGTAGAAGGCGTTCAAGATATTGCGATGACGACCAACGGCTCTCTCTTGTCGCGCCATGCGCAAGCACTAAAAGAAGCAGGTCTGGATCGGGTCACGGTCAGCCTGGATAGCTTGGATAATGAGCGCTTTGGGATGTTGAATGGAAGAGGCTATCAGGTCGATTCTGTACTGGATGGGATTCGTGTTGCAGCAGATGCTGGGCTTTCGATCAAGATCAACATGGTGGTACAGCGCGGAGTCAATGATCAAGATATTTTGCCGATGGCACGGTACTTCCGTGAGCAAGGGCACACCCTTCGATTCATTGAATTCATGGATGTGGGGAACAGTAACGGCTGGCGGCTGGATCAAGTCGTACCTTCCCGTGAAATCGTGCGTATGATCCATGAAGAGATGCCGCTGGTAGCGACCGAAGCGAACTACTATGGAGAGGTGGCTTCTCGCTATCGCTATGAGGGATCCAACCAGGAAATCGGGTTGATCTCATCGGTGACCCAAGCTTTTTGCTCCACTTGTACGCGGGCTCGCCTGTCGGCAGAAGGGAAATTGTACAATTGTCTCTTCGCTTCATCCGGAGATGATTTGCGCGAACCAGTCCGCGATGGACGCACGGATGAAGAGATTCGCGAGCTGATACGTGCGATATGGGAGCGGCGTGACGTGCGCTACTCGGAGGAACGACTAAGTGAAACGCCTGGTCTCGACAAGCGTGAAAAGGTCGAAATGTCCCATATCGGGGGATAA